In the Polyangia bacterium genome, one interval contains:
- a CDS encoding PPK2 family polyphosphate kinase gives MSRDHYALTIDGTHHVQLDKVDPADSAGVDKEKGHALLEKLGNEYAELSNLLTYAGQHALLVVLQGRDASGKDGAIRKILEFSNVQNAHVAPFKIPTLEEKAHDFLWRAHKVVPPRGHIGMFNRSHYEDVIAARVHHLVPERVWKGRFEHINGFENLLRDADVIVLKFYLHVSKKEQRERLLAREKDPRTAWKLNPEDWRELALLDEVNAAYHDAIDKCSSRALPWYIVPADKKWFRNLAIMQRLVLALRPYRKIWLAALKEMGRAAMKEIRALHRQTNQRA, from the coding sequence ATGAGCCGCGACCACTACGCGCTGACCATCGATGGTACCCACCACGTTCAGCTGGATAAGGTCGACCCGGCCGACAGCGCTGGCGTCGACAAAGAAAAAGGCCACGCACTGCTGGAAAAGCTGGGCAACGAATACGCCGAGCTAAGCAACCTTTTGACCTACGCCGGCCAGCACGCCTTGCTGGTGGTCCTGCAGGGACGCGACGCCTCGGGCAAGGACGGGGCCATCCGCAAGATCTTGGAGTTCTCCAACGTGCAGAACGCGCACGTGGCGCCGTTCAAGATACCGACCCTCGAAGAGAAGGCCCACGATTTCCTGTGGCGCGCGCACAAGGTGGTCCCGCCGCGCGGCCACATCGGCATGTTCAACCGGTCGCACTATGAAGACGTCATCGCCGCTCGCGTCCACCACCTGGTGCCCGAACGGGTCTGGAAGGGACGTTTCGAGCACATCAACGGGTTTGAAAACTTGCTGCGCGATGCCGACGTGATCGTGCTGAAGTTCTATCTGCACGTCAGCAAGAAGGAACAGCGCGAGCGTCTGCTGGCCCGCGAAAAGGATCCGCGCACCGCCTGGAAGCTGAACCCGGAAGACTGGCGCGAGCTGGCTCTGCTGGACGAGGTGAACGCTGCCTATCACGACGCCATCGACAAATGCAGCAGCCGTGCCCTGCCCTGGTACATCGTCCCGGCCGATAAAAAGTGGTTTCGCAATCTGGCCATCATGCAGCGCCTGGTGCTGGCGCTGCGGCCGTACCGAAAGATCTGGCTTGCCGCGCTGAAGGAGATGGGCCGGGCGGCGATGAAAGAGATCCGGGCGCTGCACCGGCAGACAAATCAGCGGGCCTGA
- a CDS encoding 2-oxoacid:ferredoxin oxidoreductase subunit beta: protein MPSIKKPAVLHPHLRPNEIGLTVRDYEGSMSTLCAGCGHDSITAAIVKAFYELATPPHMIAKLSGIGCSSKTPTYFVGGAHGFNSAHGRMPSIVSGANAANKSLQYIGISGDGDSLSIGLGQLAHVIRRNVNMLYVIENNGVYGLTKGQFSASADVGSKSKKGDANQYSPIDPVMLALNLGATFVARSFSGDKAQLVPLLKAGLSHRGFAIIDVISPCVTFNDHEGSTKSYLYTRKHLMQVVQSDFVPHAEEITADYDAGSATSVTLHDGSVVRFTKVAADYDPRDAKKVSAYLQEHQGKGEVPTGLLYLDEDRADMHEMNKTPDAPLTQIPYEKLCPGSAALNKLLEEYR from the coding sequence ATGCCGTCGATCAAAAAACCAGCCGTCCTGCACCCGCACCTGCGCCCGAATGAAATCGGTCTCACCGTGCGCGACTATGAAGGGTCGATGTCCACGCTGTGCGCCGGCTGCGGCCACGATTCGATCACCGCCGCCATCGTGAAGGCGTTCTACGAGCTGGCCACGCCGCCGCACATGATCGCGAAACTTTCCGGCATCGGCTGCTCGTCGAAGACGCCGACCTACTTCGTGGGCGGGGCGCACGGTTTCAACTCGGCGCACGGCCGCATGCCGTCCATCGTCAGCGGGGCCAACGCCGCCAACAAATCGTTGCAGTACATCGGGATCTCCGGCGACGGCGATTCGCTGTCCATCGGCCTTGGCCAGCTGGCCCACGTCATCCGCCGCAACGTCAACATGCTGTACGTCATCGAGAACAACGGCGTCTACGGCCTGACCAAGGGCCAGTTCTCCGCCTCGGCCGACGTCGGTTCGAAAAGTAAAAAGGGCGACGCCAACCAGTACAGCCCGATCGATCCTGTAATGCTGGCCTTGAACCTGGGCGCGACGTTCGTGGCCCGCAGCTTCTCGGGCGACAAGGCCCAGCTGGTGCCGCTGCTGAAGGCGGGGCTTTCGCACCGCGGGTTCGCCATCATCGACGTCATCTCGCCGTGCGTGACCTTCAACGACCATGAAGGCTCGACCAAGAGTTATCTCTACACGCGCAAGCACCTCATGCAGGTGGTGCAATCGGACTTCGTGCCGCACGCCGAAGAGATCACCGCCGACTACGACGCCGGCAGCGCCACCAGCGTGACCCTTCACGACGGCAGCGTGGTGCGCTTCACCAAGGTCGCCGCCGACTACGATCCGCGCGACGCCAAGAAGGTGTCCGCGTACCTGCAAGAGCACCAGGGCAAAGGCGAGGTGCCGACCGGGCTTTTGTATCTCGACGAGGACCGCGCCGACATGCACGAGATGAACAAAACGCCCGACGCGCCGCTGACCCAGATCCCGTACGAAAAGCTCTGCCCCGGCAGCGCCGCGCTGAACAAGCTGCTGGAAGAGTACCGCTGA
- a CDS encoding ABC-F family ATP-binding cassette domain-containing protein gives MIRLEKISKQHGPQILFVEASAAIHRGEKVGLVGPNGAGKSTVFRLIMKEESADDGQVSVDRGVTIGYFSQDVGEMSGRPAVAEVMAGAGAVSTVAAELKHLEAALADPARADEMEKLLDRFGEVQARFDELGGYALEARAREILAGLGFSQSMMDGDVNQLSGGWKMRVALARILLMRPDAMLLDEPSNHLDLESLIWLENFLKTYEGALLMTSHDREFMNRIVGRIIEIDGGVLTSYSGNHDFYEKQRAQNEVQAEAAYQRQQAMLAKEMRFIERFKAQAAKAAQVQSRVKKLDKIEKVEPPKRRRALEFEFPGCARSGEDVVKIERMGKRYGQRVIYDGFDLNVRRRERWAIMGVNGAGKSTLLRLVAGETAPDDGVVSVGPSVKMGYFAQHAMEILDADKTVYEILEEAFPLASVGALRGLAGGFGFSGDDIDKICRVLSGGEKARLVLARILYERPNFLVLDEPTNHLDIATKDMIVRALGDYEGTMLFVSHDRQFLAKLSNRVLELTSDRPIPYGGGYVEYVARSGHEAPGLR, from the coding sequence GTGATTCGTCTGGAGAAAATCAGCAAGCAGCACGGACCGCAGATCCTGTTCGTCGAGGCGTCGGCGGCCATTCACCGCGGCGAGAAGGTCGGCCTGGTGGGACCGAACGGCGCCGGCAAGTCGACGGTGTTCCGTTTGATCATGAAAGAAGAGTCGGCCGACGACGGCCAGGTTTCGGTCGATCGCGGCGTCACCATCGGCTACTTCAGCCAGGACGTGGGCGAGATGTCCGGCCGCCCGGCGGTGGCCGAGGTGATGGCCGGTGCCGGCGCCGTGTCGACGGTGGCCGCCGAGCTGAAACACCTGGAGGCGGCGCTGGCGGATCCGGCGCGCGCCGACGAGATGGAGAAGCTGCTGGATCGTTTCGGCGAGGTGCAGGCGCGTTTCGACGAGCTCGGCGGTTACGCGCTGGAGGCGCGGGCCCGCGAGATCCTGGCCGGCCTGGGTTTCTCGCAGTCAATGATGGACGGCGACGTCAACCAGCTGTCCGGCGGTTGGAAGATGCGGGTGGCCCTGGCGCGAATCTTGTTGATGCGGCCCGACGCCATGCTGCTGGACGAACCGTCGAACCATCTGGATCTGGAATCGCTCATCTGGCTGGAAAATTTTCTCAAGACGTACGAAGGCGCGCTGCTGATGACCTCGCACGATCGCGAGTTCATGAACCGCATCGTCGGCCGCATCATCGAGATCGACGGCGGCGTCTTGACCAGCTATTCGGGCAACCATGACTTCTACGAAAAACAGCGGGCGCAAAACGAGGTGCAGGCCGAAGCAGCGTACCAGCGCCAGCAGGCCATGCTGGCCAAGGAGATGCGCTTTATCGAACGGTTCAAGGCCCAGGCGGCGAAGGCGGCGCAGGTGCAGTCGCGGGTGAAGAAGCTGGACAAGATCGAGAAGGTCGAGCCGCCCAAGCGGCGCCGCGCGCTGGAGTTCGAGTTTCCCGGCTGCGCCCGCTCGGGCGAGGACGTGGTGAAGATCGAACGGATGGGCAAACGCTATGGGCAGCGGGTGATCTACGACGGCTTCGATCTGAACGTCCGCCGCCGCGAGCGCTGGGCGATCATGGGCGTCAACGGCGCCGGCAAATCGACGCTGCTGAGGCTGGTGGCCGGCGAAACCGCCCCCGACGACGGCGTCGTCAGCGTCGGCCCCAGCGTGAAGATGGGCTACTTCGCCCAGCACGCGATGGAGATCTTGGACGCCGACAAAACCGTGTACGAGATTCTGGAAGAGGCATTTCCGCTGGCCAGCGTCGGCGCCCTTCGCGGTCTGGCCGGCGGATTCGGTTTCTCCGGCGACGACATCGACAAGATCTGCCGCGTGCTGTCCGGCGGCGAGAAGGCGCGTTTGGTGCTGGCCCGGATTCTTTATGAACGCCCCAACTTTTTGGTGCTGGACGAACCGACCAACCACCTGGACATCGCCACCAAGGACATGATCGTGCGGGCGCTGGGCGATTATGAAGGCACGATGCTGTTCGTCTCGCACGACCGGCAATTCCTGGCCAAGCTTTCGAACCGCGTGCTGGAGCTGACGTCCGACCGTCCGATCCCCTACGGCGGCGGTTACGTCGAATACGTCGCTCGCAGCGGCCACGAGGCGCCCGGGCTGCGCTAG
- a CDS encoding 2-oxoacid:acceptor oxidoreductase subunit alpha has product MHQERIVRVNDFALKLANVNGTGSASANGLLMQAIFRMGIPVSGKNLFPSNIQGLPTWYEVRVNKSGHTSRALEYDLIIAMNAETYARDVKEVRSGGYLLHDSSWPLDASLARADITFLGVPLAAMCNEIFKSSRERTLMKNIAYLGALVALLDVDMEILDHMLEEKFSRKKPLLESNHRALRAGFDYAKSELECPLPFHLEKMHATDDRVLIDGNTALALGCVYAGATVAAWYPITPATSVMDAFKGFCEEFRKDPETGKNNYCILQAEDELSAIGMVIGANWNGARSFTSTAGPGISLMSELIGLAYYAEIPAVIIDVQRTGPSTGMPTRTQQADILSCAYASHGDTKHILLFPSSPEECFYFAVDAFDLAERFQTPVLLLSDLDIGMNDWVISRLKWDDRYRPNRGRVLTAAELEAMPKFHRYSPENSDQVAARTLPGVHAKGAFFTRGSGHNKLGVYTEIPDEYQEVMDRLARKHKAAASAVPAPIIRNQPDASFGIISLGGCDAAVREAVDALAERGIIADYMRVRGFPFDDRVEAFLAAHERIFVVEQNRDAQLRTLLTMETSVKKEKLRPILVYGGFPLSSRHVIDGVTSQLGHLEG; this is encoded by the coding sequence GTGCATCAAGAAAGAATCGTTAGAGTCAACGACTTCGCGCTGAAGCTGGCCAACGTCAACGGCACGGGGTCGGCCAGCGCGAACGGGCTTTTGATGCAGGCGATCTTCCGCATGGGCATCCCCGTGTCGGGAAAAAACCTGTTTCCCTCGAACATTCAGGGCCTGCCCACCTGGTACGAGGTGCGCGTCAACAAGAGCGGCCACACCTCCCGGGCGCTGGAATACGACCTCATCATCGCCATGAACGCCGAGACGTACGCTCGCGACGTCAAGGAGGTGCGCAGCGGCGGCTATCTTCTGCACGACTCAAGCTGGCCACTGGATGCGTCGCTGGCCCGCGCCGACATCACGTTCCTGGGTGTGCCGCTGGCGGCGATGTGCAACGAAATCTTCAAGAGCTCGCGCGAGCGCACCCTGATGAAGAACATTGCCTACCTGGGCGCGCTGGTGGCGCTGCTGGATGTGGACATGGAGATCCTCGACCACATGCTGGAAGAGAAGTTCTCCAGGAAAAAGCCGCTTCTCGAATCCAACCACCGCGCTCTGCGCGCCGGCTTTGACTACGCCAAGAGCGAGCTCGAATGCCCGCTGCCGTTCCATCTGGAGAAGATGCACGCCACCGACGACCGCGTCCTCATCGACGGCAACACCGCCCTCGCCCTCGGCTGTGTGTATGCCGGCGCGACGGTGGCGGCCTGGTACCCGATCACGCCGGCCACGTCGGTGATGGACGCGTTCAAGGGCTTCTGCGAGGAGTTCCGCAAGGACCCGGAGACCGGCAAGAACAACTACTGCATCCTGCAGGCGGAGGACGAGCTGTCCGCCATCGGCATGGTCATCGGCGCCAACTGGAACGGCGCGCGCTCGTTCACCTCGACGGCCGGGCCGGGGATCTCGCTGATGAGCGAGCTGATTGGCCTGGCGTACTACGCCGAGATCCCGGCGGTGATCATCGACGTGCAGCGCACCGGCCCGTCGACGGGCATGCCGACGCGCACCCAGCAGGCGGACATTCTTTCGTGCGCCTACGCCTCGCACGGCGACACCAAACACATCCTCTTGTTTCCCTCCAGCCCGGAGGAGTGCTTTTACTTCGCCGTCGACGCCTTCGATCTGGCCGAACGCTTTCAGACCCCCGTGCTGCTGCTGTCCGATCTCGACATCGGCATGAACGACTGGGTGATCTCGCGCCTCAAATGGGACGACCGCTATCGCCCCAACCGCGGCCGCGTGCTGACCGCCGCCGAGCTGGAGGCCATGCCCAAGTTTCATCGTTATTCGCCGGAGAACTCCGATCAGGTGGCGGCCCGCACGCTACCCGGCGTGCACGCCAAGGGTGCCTTCTTTACCCGCGGCTCCGGCCACAACAAGCTGGGCGTCTACACCGAGATCCCCGACGAATACCAGGAGGTGATGGATCGCCTGGCCCGCAAGCACAAGGCGGCGGCCTCGGCGGTGCCGGCCCCGATCATTCGCAATCAACCCGACGCCAGCTTCGGCATCATCTCGCTGGGCGGCTGCGACGCCGCCGTGCGCGAGGCGGTCGACGCCCTGGCCGAACGCGGGATCATCGCCGACTACATGCGCGTGCGCGGCTTCCCCTTCGACGATCGGGTCGAGGCTTTTCTGGCCGCCCACGAGCGCATCTTCGTCGTCGAGCAGAACCGCGACGCCCAGCTGCGCACGCTCTTGACCATGGAGACGTCGGTGAAGAAAGAAAAGCTGCGGCCTATCTTGGTGTACGGCGGTTTTCCGCTGTCCAGCCGTCACGTCATCGACGGCGTCACCAGCCAGCTTGGGCATTTGGAGGGTTAG
- a CDS encoding glycogen/starch/alpha-glucan phosphorylase: MTVNSWSDPPAPKAAATAAAKRSGVEAVDFSRAVLEHLTHTCAKELCDASALDLYQAMAHTVRDRLVHRWLATQRTYLEHDVKRAYYLSSEFLTGRSLGLCLLNLDLYGAAEALAAQHGFDLGDVLEREGDPGLGNGGLGRLAACFMDSLATLELPAVGYGIRYDFGMFEQSIEDGRQVERHDNWLHLGNPWELPRHEDAQTVKFYGRVEVRHDACGRMQADWVDARPVIGLPYDSFIVGHRVNNVNTLRLWAARATRDFDLQFFNEGDYRRAVEEKIDTENISKVLYPNDQSDEGRELRLKQQYFFVACSIADIIKRYKRSHATFEQFPEKVAIQLNDTHPSIGVAELMRVLVDLEGLAWDDAWAITEKTFGYTNHTLLPEALERWPVALLGKLLPRHLQIIYEVNQRFLRQVQTRWPGDDDRLRRMSIIEEGHRQQVRMANLATVAAHSVNGVAQLHTELIKSQLLADFYELWPDKFNNKTNGVTPRRWILYANPRLTRLITEKLGSSEWIDRDLSRLRALAAFADDPEFLDELWTVKQENKRALAPLVQARTGVELPPEAMFVVQVKRIHEYKRQLLACLQIIGHYMAIRRDPSLDTVPRAYIFAGKAAPGYTMAKLHIRLLNDVAAVINADPLVRGRLAMVFVPNYGVSLAQAIIPAADLSVQISTAGKEASGTSNMKFALNGALTLGTLDGANIEIRDAVGHENFFLFGMDTRQVAELWETGYDPRAFIDRSPVLAEALDLMASGFFSLGERDRYKPIVNSLRDHDAFMVCADFDSYVAREAEAGTVYRQPRVWSRRAALNIAGGSQFSSDNTIRQYAEEIWHIRPRKTDLNLIDR, translated from the coding sequence ATGACGGTCAATAGCTGGTCTGATCCGCCAGCGCCCAAGGCAGCCGCGACCGCTGCGGCCAAGCGTTCCGGCGTCGAGGCGGTCGACTTCAGCCGCGCGGTGCTGGAACACCTGACGCACACCTGCGCCAAGGAGCTGTGCGACGCTTCGGCGCTGGACCTTTACCAGGCCATGGCCCACACCGTGCGCGATCGCCTGGTGCACCGCTGGCTGGCCACCCAGCGCACCTACCTCGAGCACGACGTCAAGCGCGCCTACTATTTGTCCTCGGAGTTTTTGACCGGACGGTCGCTCGGCCTTTGCCTGTTGAATCTGGATCTGTACGGCGCGGCGGAGGCGCTGGCCGCGCAGCACGGGTTCGATCTCGGCGACGTGCTGGAGCGCGAGGGCGATCCGGGCCTGGGCAACGGCGGCCTCGGGCGGCTGGCGGCGTGCTTCATGGATTCGCTGGCCACGCTGGAGTTGCCGGCGGTCGGCTACGGCATTCGCTACGACTTTGGCATGTTCGAGCAGTCGATCGAAGACGGCCGGCAAGTGGAGCGCCATGACAACTGGCTGCATTTAGGAAATCCGTGGGAGCTGCCGCGCCACGAGGACGCGCAGACCGTGAAGTTTTACGGCCGCGTGGAGGTGCGCCACGACGCCTGCGGACGCATGCAAGCGGACTGGGTCGACGCTCGGCCGGTCATCGGCCTGCCGTACGATTCGTTCATCGTCGGCCACCGGGTGAACAACGTGAACACGCTGCGGCTGTGGGCGGCGCGCGCGACCCGCGACTTCGACCTGCAGTTTTTCAACGAGGGCGACTACCGGCGCGCAGTCGAGGAAAAAATCGACACCGAGAACATCTCCAAGGTTCTGTACCCCAACGATCAAAGCGACGAGGGCCGCGAGCTGCGCTTGAAGCAGCAGTACTTTTTCGTCGCCTGCTCGATCGCCGACATCATCAAACGATACAAACGCAGCCACGCGACGTTCGAACAGTTTCCCGAAAAGGTGGCCATCCAGTTGAACGACACCCACCCGTCCATCGGCGTGGCCGAACTGATGAGGGTGCTGGTCGATCTAGAGGGCCTCGCCTGGGACGACGCCTGGGCCATCACCGAGAAGACGTTCGGCTACACCAACCACACGCTGCTGCCCGAAGCGCTGGAACGCTGGCCGGTGGCGTTGCTGGGCAAGCTGCTGCCGCGGCATTTGCAGATCATTTACGAAGTCAACCAGCGGTTCTTGCGCCAGGTGCAGACCCGCTGGCCGGGCGATGACGATCGCCTGCGGCGCATGTCGATCATCGAAGAAGGCCACCGCCAGCAGGTGCGCATGGCAAACCTGGCCACGGTGGCGGCGCACAGCGTGAACGGCGTGGCCCAGCTGCACACCGAGCTCATCAAGAGCCAGCTGCTCGCTGATTTTTACGAGCTGTGGCCTGACAAGTTCAACAACAAGACCAACGGCGTGACGCCGCGGCGATGGATCTTGTACGCCAACCCGCGCCTGACCCGGCTCATCACCGAAAAGCTCGGCTCGTCTGAATGGATCGATCGCGATCTGTCGCGGCTGCGCGCGCTGGCGGCCTTCGCCGACGACCCGGAATTCCTCGACGAGCTTTGGACCGTCAAACAGGAGAACAAGCGCGCCCTGGCCCCGCTGGTGCAGGCCCGCACCGGTGTCGAACTGCCGCCCGAAGCGATGTTCGTGGTGCAGGTGAAACGCATCCACGAATACAAGCGGCAGCTGCTCGCTTGCCTGCAGATCATCGGCCATTACATGGCCATCCGGCGCGACCCATCGCTGGACACCGTGCCGCGCGCGTACATCTTCGCCGGCAAGGCCGCGCCCGGTTACACCATGGCCAAGCTGCACATCCGCCTGCTGAACGACGTGGCCGCGGTGATCAACGCCGACCCGCTGGTGCGCGGACGGCTGGCCATGGTGTTCGTGCCGAACTACGGCGTGTCGCTGGCCCAGGCGATCATTCCGGCGGCCGATCTGTCCGTGCAGATCTCCACCGCCGGCAAGGAAGCCTCCGGCACCAGCAACATGAAGTTCGCCTTGAACGGGGCGCTGACCCTGGGCACGCTGGACGGCGCCAACATCGAGATCCGCGACGCCGTCGGTCACGAGAACTTCTTCCTTTTCGGGATGGACACCCGCCAGGTGGCCGAACTTTGGGAAACCGGCTATGACCCGCGCGCCTTCATCGATCGATCGCCGGTCCTGGCCGAAGCGCTGGACCTGATGGCCTCTGGCTTCTTCAGCCTGGGCGAACGCGATCGGTACAAACCCATCGTCAACAGCCTGCGCGACCACGACGCCTTCATGGTCTGCGCCGACTTCGACAGCTACGTCGCCCGCGAAGCCGAGGCCGGCACCGTCTATCGCCAGCCCCGCGTCTGGTCGCGCCGCGCCGCCCTGAACATCGCCGGCGGAAGCCAATTCTCCAGCGACAACACGATCCGTCAATACGCCGAAGAAATCTGGCACATCCGCCCGCGGAAGACGGACCTCAACCTCATCGATCGATAG
- a CDS encoding FAD-dependent oxidoreductase, which yields MKPTDVRNPNYFHKVVDCQWACPAHTNVPGYIRMIAQEQYADAYMLNRESNVFPGILGRTCDRPCEPACRRERIDDKPVAICRLKRVAADLRGDITDRLPKAPAQRNGKRVACIGAGPASLAVANDLMPLGYEVVIFEKSAEAGGLMRTNVPVFRLPRAVLDDEIGMILNMGVDIRYSTPVGSLKALLKENFDAVFVGTGAPRGKELDLPGRKEGAERIHIGIDWLESVAFEHIDKIGERVLIIGVGNTAMDCCRTSRRLGGKDIKVMARRPRQFFKASPWELEDAEEELIQIVVNHVPKKFVVEGGKLRGMEFDRVEYVDDGKGGQKSKVLETVFLPADDVILAIGQENAFPWIERDVGITFDKWDVPVVDQATMQSTLPGVFFGGDAAFGPKNIIWAVAHAHEAAISIHNHCQGVPVTERPPQGMNLTTQKMGFNEWTYSNDYNPAKRAKMKHVDLRQRFAQLNIEVELGFDLEQTAKEVQRCLNCDVETVFTDKLCIECDACVDICPVHCLTITPGGEEAELRPRLTVPAENETQDIFVSGPLPQTTRVMVKDEDVCVHCGLCAERCPTAAWDMQKFELILPHAGQNGASRKNR from the coding sequence GTGAAACCCACGGACGTCCGGAACCCGAATTATTTCCACAAGGTCGTCGACTGTCAGTGGGCCTGTCCGGCGCACACCAACGTTCCTGGTTACATCCGCATGATCGCGCAAGAGCAGTACGCCGACGCGTACATGCTGAACCGCGAATCGAATGTCTTCCCGGGCATCTTGGGCCGCACCTGCGATCGCCCCTGCGAGCCGGCCTGCCGCCGCGAGCGCATCGACGACAAGCCGGTGGCCATCTGCCGTCTCAAGCGCGTGGCCGCCGACCTGCGCGGCGACATCACCGATCGCCTGCCGAAGGCGCCGGCCCAGCGCAACGGCAAGCGCGTGGCCTGCATCGGCGCCGGTCCGGCGTCGCTGGCGGTGGCCAACGATTTGATGCCGCTTGGTTACGAGGTCGTCATCTTCGAAAAATCCGCCGAGGCCGGCGGCCTGATGCGCACCAACGTTCCGGTCTTTCGCTTGCCGCGCGCCGTCCTCGACGACGAGATCGGGATGATCCTGAACATGGGCGTCGACATCCGGTACAGCACGCCGGTCGGCAGCCTGAAGGCGCTGCTGAAAGAAAACTTCGACGCCGTCTTCGTCGGTACGGGCGCCCCGCGCGGCAAGGAACTGGATCTCCCCGGTCGCAAGGAAGGCGCCGAGCGCATCCACATCGGCATCGACTGGCTGGAAAGCGTCGCCTTCGAACACATCGACAAGATCGGCGAGCGCGTCCTTATCATCGGCGTCGGCAACACGGCCATGGACTGCTGTCGCACCTCGCGGCGCCTGGGCGGCAAGGACATCAAGGTCATGGCCCGCCGCCCGCGCCAGTTCTTCAAGGCGTCGCCCTGGGAGCTGGAAGACGCCGAGGAAGAGCTGATCCAGATCGTCGTCAACCATGTGCCCAAGAAGTTCGTGGTCGAAGGCGGCAAGCTGCGCGGCATGGAATTCGATCGCGTCGAGTATGTCGACGACGGCAAAGGCGGTCAGAAGTCCAAGGTGCTGGAGACGGTCTTCCTGCCCGCCGACGACGTCATCCTGGCCATCGGGCAAGAGAACGCCTTCCCATGGATCGAGCGCGACGTCGGCATCACCTTCGACAAGTGGGACGTGCCGGTGGTCGATCAGGCGACCATGCAGTCGACGCTGCCCGGCGTGTTCTTCGGCGGTGATGCGGCGTTTGGCCCCAAGAACATCATCTGGGCCGTGGCCCACGCGCACGAGGCGGCCATCTCCATTCACAACCACTGTCAGGGCGTGCCGGTGACGGAACGGCCGCCGCAGGGGATGAACCTCACCACCCAGAAGATGGGGTTCAACGAGTGGACCTACAGCAACGATTACAACCCGGCCAAGCGCGCCAAGATGAAGCATGTCGACCTGCGCCAGCGCTTCGCCCAGCTCAACATCGAGGTCGAACTCGGCTTTGATCTCGAGCAGACCGCCAAGGAAGTGCAGCGCTGCCTCAACTGCGACGTCGAGACGGTGTTCACCGACAAGCTGTGCATCGAGTGCGACGCCTGTGTGGACATCTGCCCGGTGCACTGCCTGACCATCACGCCGGGCGGCGAGGAAGCGGAGCTGCGCCCGCGGCTGACCGTGCCGGCCGAGAACGAGACCCAGGACATCTTCGTTTCGGGCCCGCTGCCGCAGACCACGCGGGTGATGGTGAAAGATGAAGACGTCTGCGTGCACTGCGGCCTGTGCGCCGAACGGTGCCCGACGGCAGCCTGGGACATGCAGAAGTTCGAGCTCATCCTTCCTCACGCGGGACAAAACGGTGCATCAAGAAAGAATCGTTAG
- the ligD gene encoding non-homologous end-joining DNA ligase gives MSRSRAPSSSSPALPDFVPQLATLAKDPPTGDDWLHEQKLDGYRIGCRVDDGKVRLFSRAGLDWTAKFPGIREAAQRLPVEQALLDGEAAAVLPSGLTSFQALQNSFRGDASVPVIYFAFDLLFWNGRDVGGQPLHQRKALLKRLLDANGGNVIRYSDHVVGDGAAFLRAGCRMGMEGIVSKRQDQAYTPGRNSGWLKIKCIKRQELVIGGFTDPEGSRRGIGALLVGYYDDDKRLVFAGRVGTGFTEQVTLDLRRQLDALERQQPTFVAGPLSGLPKKGLHWTKPTLVCEVAFAEWTGDGSLRHPSFQGLRLDKKPTDVVREVPG, from the coding sequence ATGAGCCGCTCCCGAGCGCCTTCGTCGTCGAGTCCCGCGCTGCCGGATTTTGTCCCGCAGCTGGCCACGCTGGCCAAGGATCCACCGACCGGCGACGACTGGCTGCACGAACAAAAGCTGGATGGTTATCGCATCGGCTGCCGCGTCGACGACGGGAAGGTGCGGCTTTTCAGCCGGGCCGGCCTGGATTGGACCGCCAAGTTTCCCGGGATCCGCGAGGCTGCCCAACGCTTACCGGTCGAGCAGGCCTTGCTGGACGGCGAGGCGGCGGCGGTGTTGCCAAGCGGCCTCACCAGCTTTCAGGCGCTGCAAAATTCATTTCGTGGCGACGCCAGCGTGCCGGTGATCTACTTCGCGTTCGATCTTTTGTTCTGGAACGGCCGCGACGTGGGCGGGCAGCCGTTGCACCAGCGCAAAGCGCTTTTGAAACGGCTGCTGGATGCCAACGGGGGCAACGTCATTCGCTATTCGGATCATGTCGTGGGAGACGGGGCAGCGTTTTTGCGCGCCGGTTGCCGCATGGGCATGGAAGGCATCGTCAGCAAGCGCCAGGACCAGGCGTACACCCCCGGCCGAAACAGCGGCTGGTTGAAGATCAAATGCATCAAACGGCAAGAGCTGGTGATCGGCGGCTTCACCGATCCAGAAGGATCGCGGCGCGGGATCGGGGCGCTGCTGGTCGGCTATTACGACGACGACAAACGGCTGGTGTTCGCCGGACGCGTCGGCACCGGCTTCACCGAACAGGTGACGCTGGATCTGCGGCGGCAGCTGGACGCGCTGGAACGCCAGCAGCCGACGTTCGTCGCCGGACCGCTTTCGGGATTGCCCAAAAAAGGGCTGCACTGGACCAAGCCGACGCTGGTGTGCGAGGTGGCGTTCGCCGAATGGACCGGCGACGGCAGCCTGCGCCACCCGTCGTTCCAGGGACTGCGCCTGGACAAAAAGCCGACGGACGTGGTGCGCGAAGTCCCCGGCTAA